A stretch of Plasmodium chabaudi chabaudi strain AS genome assembly, chromosome: 14 DNA encodes these proteins:
- a CDS encoding histone-arginine methyltransferase CARM1, putative: protein MREENIEIQEITEKIDNIIATANGDSQNKRKDEFVDDEYAYSLCDNYKSKKTRNVVIYLLSKDINVLYFKDEYKNIILINFLRWCQLNNLNVKKYHDIFLKHDISLLIQNIETYLNFFLKPIINNDRLLWDINVETFNNFNLQFDIISQAKNEKDGSINTVYNNTPLLYDEGLKSKLNELVVNSSDDDSYFSSDDTNSVYAYSDKCESHDPDDILDDYKKNKNLDLKSVSMNNYNNVDTKNEVYITPLSDKLSTNDNGVANNNEEGNKNMSSNFIIGSNTIQDSNFSAMKKNANNIKKGILSSMNNININHLVNTIVKKDDDDEICDNIYNETNDTNELVDKFVSTFENKDEQVKSLCKKINSMEKIIKHLINEIIKRDIIINREQSIETNNEHIEDNRISDKNAVNNTKYYGINKIMENNNTKVGQKINSSHNYNSSDQSHICSDEDYEMCSNVANHPGTDDENRNENNNNDKKNTDDYYFDSYNHMSIHRTMILDKVRTNSYYEFITKNKEIFKDKIVLDIGCGSSIISLFCSDYAKIVVGIDNAEKILNKAQKIIKANHAKNIYLFQGKLEDHDIYIDKEEKNIYYINKSENIENYKKTNNITSELKILKFDIIISEWMGYFLFYECMINTIIYAKYMYLKGDGYIFPNIVHLYLAGYNDSDYINNNFLIWDKPMYNKNFSQLKPNSKQFVQTAKIVNADKNNISTDIVKFATINMYTFNKNDHLYVNSNFKIKINPDKMVTSLCFYFDCEFHLFSYSESMKSSYEINNMSKSDNVVTLSTSILSEITHWKQTLLHIYFPNYNIANIINNNNNDDNYLSGNIYISQASKKSRNVNILLDIDKNKNINVNESCNCYYSID from the coding sequence ATGagagaagaaaatatagagATCCAAGAAATAACTGAGAAGatagataatataattgCAACAGCAAATGGTGATtctcaaaataaaagaaaagacGAATTTGTGGATGatgaatatgcatatagtTTATGTGATAACTacaaaagtaaaaaaacaCGAAATGTTGTTATATATCTGTTAAGTAAAGATATTAATGTATTGTATTTCAAGGacgaatataaaaatattatattaattaatttccTAAGATGGTGTCAattaaacaatttaaatgttaaaaaatatcatgatatatttttaaaacatgatatttctttattaatacaaaatattgaaacatatttaaacttttttttaaaaccaataattaataatgatagATTATTGTGGGATATAAATGTAGAGActtttaacaattttaatctACAATTTGACATAATATCACAAgccaaaaatgaaaaagatggCAGTATCAATACTGTTTATAACAATACACCCCTTCTTTATGACGAAGGTTTAAAATCAAAGCTTAACGAATTGGTAGTTAACTCTTCGGATGACGATTCTTATTTTTCTAGTGACGACACAAATTCAGTTTATGCTTATTCAGATAAATGTGAATCTCATGACCCTGATGATATTCTTGATGATTataagaaaaacaaaaatctTGATTTAAAATCGGTCTCTATGAATAATTACAACAATGTcgatacaaaaaatgaagtatatattacacCATTGTCAGACAAGTTAAGCACAAACGATAATGGTGTtgctaataataatgaagaaggaaataaaaatatgtcatccaattttattattggtTCAAATACTATACAAGATTCCAATTTTTCTgcaatgaaaaaaaatgctaataatataaaaaagggaatATTATCAAGCATGaacaatattaatattaatcatTTAGTAAATacaattgtaaaaaaagatgatgatgatgaaatatgcgataatatatataacgaAACAAATGATACAAATGAACTAGTAGACAAATTTGTAAGcacatttgaaaataaagacgAACAAGTAAAAAGtttatgcaaaaaaattaatagtatggaaaaaattataaagcatttaattaatgaaattattaaaagagatataataataaatagagAACAAAGCATAGAAACCAATAATGAACACATAGAAGATAATCGAATATCTGATAAAAATGCAGtgaataatacaaaatattatggtatcaacaaaattatggaaaataataatacgaAAGTAggacaaaaaattaatagttctcataattataattctAGCGATCAAAGTCATATATGCAGCGATGAAGATTACGAAATGTGCAGTAATGTTGCAAACCATCCAGGAACCGACGACGAAAATAGGAatgaaaacaataataatgataaaaagaACACAGATGATTACTATTTCGATAGTTATAACCACATGAGTATACACAGAACTATGATTCTTGATAAAGTTCGAACAAATAGTTATTATGAATTTAtaactaaaaataaagaaatatttaaagataaaattGTCTTAGATATAGGTTGTGGCTCTTCTatcatttctttattttgctCTGATTATGCTAAGATAGTTGTTGGTATAGATAATGCAGAAaagatattaaataaagcccaaaaaataataaaagctAACCAtgctaaaaatatatatttatttcaggGGAAATTAGAAGACCAtgacatatatattgacaaggaggaaaaaaatatatactatataaataaaagtgaaaatatcgaaaattataaaaaaacaaataatataactagcgaattaaaaatattaaaatttgatattattatttcagaATGGATGgggtattttttattttatgaatgtATGATAAATACCATAATATATgctaaatatatgtatttaaaagGGGATGGGTATATTTTCCCAAACATTGTACACTTATATTTAGCGGGGTATAATGATTcagattatataaataataattttttaatatgggATAAGCCTATGTATAACAAAAACTTTTCACAGCTTAAACCAAATAGTAAACAATTTGTCCAAACTGCTAAAATCGTAAATgctgataaaaataatatatctacTGATATAGTTAAGTTTGCAACGATAAATATGTAcacatttaataaaaacgatcatttatatgttaattcaaattttaaaataaaaattaatccTGATAAAATGGTAACGTCAttgtgtttttattttgattgtgagtttcatttgttttcatATAGTGAAAGCATGAAAAGTtcatatgaaataaataatatgagcAAATCAGATAATGTTGTCACATTATCAACAAGTATTTTATCTGAAATAACGCATTGGAAACAAACacttttacatatatatttcccaAATTACAATATtgcaaatattataaataataacaacaatgatgataattatttatcgggaaatatatacatatccCAAGCAAGCAAAAAATCAAGAAATGTCAACATATTGTTGGatatagataaaaataaaaatataaacgtGAACGAATCGTgtaattgttattattcaaTAGATTAA